A window of the Candidatus Nitrosotalea okcheonensis genome harbors these coding sequences:
- a CDS encoding Glu/Leu/Phe/Val family dehydrogenase, with translation MTKIDPWQNALKQLADAAKILKLDAGIHEMLANPKKILIVSLPVKMDDGRIKIFTGYRSQHNDFRGPHKGGIRYHPDVTIEEVKALSMWMTWKCAIVDVPFGGGKGGIICDPKRLSAGEKERMTRRYAYAISEIIGPGKDVPAPDVYTTGKEMAQIMDVYSVMHGQAEPAVITGKPISAGGSLARNVATGLGVAYCIREGAKKIGLNLKGAKVVIQGYGNAGTFVAEYVEKMGAKIIGVSDSKGSIINPKGLDSKKVLEYKNAHGSVVGYPGSKKVSTEELLTTPCDVLVPAALENQITPQVARNVKCKILAEAANGPTTPDADDILFKKKIMVIPDILANSGGVCISYLEWVQNLQRYYWTFDEVASKMEHHIVRGFNDTYALSKKHGVDMRKASMVLAVGRVLEAFEARGLWP, from the coding sequence TTGACTAAAATCGATCCTTGGCAAAATGCTCTCAAGCAACTTGCAGATGCCGCAAAAATTTTGAAACTTGATGCTGGCATTCATGAAATGCTTGCAAATCCAAAAAAAATTCTGATAGTTTCTCTGCCTGTTAAGATGGATGATGGTAGAATCAAAATATTCACAGGATATAGATCACAACATAATGACTTTAGAGGTCCACACAAGGGAGGTATACGATATCATCCTGATGTTACAATCGAGGAGGTAAAGGCACTATCAATGTGGATGACTTGGAAGTGTGCTATTGTCGATGTTCCATTTGGAGGAGGAAAAGGAGGAATCATCTGTGATCCAAAAAGGCTTTCGGCTGGAGAAAAAGAGAGAATGACAAGAAGATATGCATATGCTATATCTGAAATTATTGGACCTGGCAAAGATGTACCAGCTCCTGATGTGTATACAACTGGAAAAGAAATGGCTCAGATAATGGATGTTTATAGTGTAATGCATGGACAGGCAGAACCAGCTGTTATCACAGGAAAACCAATTTCAGCTGGAGGCTCTCTTGCAAGAAATGTAGCTACTGGTCTTGGTGTTGCTTATTGTATACGAGAAGGCGCAAAGAAGATTGGACTCAACCTCAAGGGGGCAAAAGTTGTCATTCAGGGTTATGGTAATGCTGGAACATTTGTAGCAGAATATGTTGAAAAGATGGGCGCAAAAATTATTGGAGTAAGTGATTCCAAAGGTTCCATAATTAATCCTAAAGGACTTGACTCCAAGAAGGTGCTTGAATACAAGAATGCACATGGGAGCGTTGTTGGCTATCCTGGAAGTAAAAAGGTATCAACAGAGGAACTACTTACTACCCCCTGTGATGTTCTTGTACCTGCAGCACTTGAGAATCAGATCACTCCTCAAGTTGCAAGAAACGTTAAATGTAAAATACTTGCAGAGGCCGCAAATGGTCCTACAACTCCTGACGCTGATGATATTTTATTCAAAAAGAAAATCATGGTTATTCCAGATATTTTGGCAAACTCTGGTGGTGTGTGTATATCATATCTGGAATGGGTACAAAACTTACAAAGGTACTATTGGACATTTGATGAAGTTGCAAGTAAAATGGAACACCACATTGTACGTGGTTTCAATGATACATATGCTCTTTCAAAGAAACACGGTGTAGACATGAGAAAAGCAAGCATGGTGCTTGCAGTTGGCAGAGTGCTCGAAGCATTTGAAGCACGAGGCCTCTGGCCATAG
- a CDS encoding SRPBCC family protein, which produces MVEIKVRIQIGAPPEKVYDVVSKVDDDPKFWNLTKKIRNISKKENEIVREVVIGKVDRCLQKITLVPKGELHILWTKGVITGTKDFLLSALGNATLLEISMNYKISGPAGLFSRRIEEELQIEAEMAADLIKEKAEGRPHDVPMEERKSWADLIRG; this is translated from the coding sequence ATGGTAGAAATCAAAGTCAGAATACAGATTGGTGCACCACCAGAAAAGGTGTACGACGTGGTATCAAAAGTCGATGATGATCCCAAGTTCTGGAATTTGACTAAAAAAATTAGGAACATCTCAAAGAAAGAAAATGAGATTGTTAGAGAAGTTGTCATAGGCAAGGTAGACAGGTGCCTACAAAAAATTACCCTTGTGCCCAAAGGAGAATTACATATACTTTGGACAAAGGGTGTGATAACTGGAACAAAGGATTTTCTTTTGAGCGCACTGGGAAATGCAACTCTTTTGGAAATTAGCATGAACTACAAAATATCTGGGCCTGCTGGCTTGTTCTCAAGAAGAATTGAAGAAGAGCTACAAATTGAGGCAGAGATGGCAGCTGATCTGATAAAAGAGAAAGCAGAAGGAAGACCACATGATGTTCCAATGGAAGAACGAAAATCATGGGCTGACCTTATACGTGGATAG
- a CDS encoding class I SAM-dependent methyltransferase, producing MGLGSYWGEVLDVLEKIIPVYDKVNSLISLGRDSEFRQRGITNRVHPGDSVLDAGSGFGNMSKTASEICNGDLNITLYDPLRTMLKNTSRLFSVTPVLTCGVFEHIPFRDEKFDAVLTGYSLRDAINLRIAISEIYRVLKKGGRFVIVDLGKPDNAVLRAGVSFYLRMILPVLAIIGGGRLGLKFATLYGTYKLWPQNKKLESLLLERFSRVEFEKGMLGGAIMVAAYK from the coding sequence GTGGGCCTTGGAAGTTATTGGGGCGAAGTCCTAGATGTGTTGGAAAAAATAATTCCTGTATATGACAAGGTTAATTCTTTGATTTCACTTGGAAGGGACTCTGAGTTTCGTCAAAGGGGTATAACAAATAGGGTTCATCCGGGAGATAGTGTACTTGATGCAGGTTCCGGTTTTGGTAACATGTCAAAGACAGCATCTGAGATATGTAATGGGGATCTCAACATCACATTGTATGATCCACTGAGAACAATGCTCAAAAATACCAGCAGATTATTTTCTGTAACACCTGTATTGACATGCGGAGTCTTTGAACACATTCCATTTCGTGACGAAAAATTTGATGCAGTACTTACTGGATATTCTTTAAGAGATGCGATAAATCTCCGAATTGCAATATCTGAGATATATCGAGTTCTAAAAAAAGGCGGAAGATTTGTCATAGTTGATCTAGGCAAGCCTGATAATGCGGTACTTAGAGCAGGGGTGTCATTTTACCTGAGGATGATACTTCCTGTACTTGCAATCATTGGTGGAGGAAGACTTGGGCTAAAATTTGCCACTTTGTATGGCACGTACAAATTATGGCCACAAAACAAGAAACTAGAGTCGCTCCTTCTTGAAAGATTTTCAAGAGTGGAGTTTGAAAAAGGCATGCTTGGGGGCGCAATCATGGTTGCAGCATACAAGTAA
- a CDS encoding HEPN domain-containing protein gives MAKTIDPKKASGYVTKAENSLMMAKIALEKEAYDSAVMSSVHSSINALDALTTSEIGRRSSGQHPDVLSLIMGILTKEEHDIISKQFSTLLGMKNQSEYQPDLMSLKDAENAIKWAERILKMVKSKLKI, from the coding sequence ATGGCAAAGACGATAGATCCAAAGAAGGCTTCAGGGTATGTTACAAAGGCTGAAAACTCGTTAATGATGGCAAAAATTGCACTGGAAAAAGAAGCCTATGATAGCGCAGTAATGAGTTCTGTCCACAGCTCAATCAATGCGCTAGATGCCTTGACAACATCAGAGATTGGCAGACGTTCATCCGGTCAGCATCCTGACGTACTATCGCTAATCATGGGAATCTTGACAAAAGAAGAACATGATATCATTAGCAAGCAATTTAGTACTCTACTTGGTATGAAAAACCAGTCAGAATACCAACCTGATCTGATGAGCTTGAAGGATGCAGAAAATGCCATCAAATGGGCAGAACGTATCTTGAAGATGGTAAAATCAAAATTAAAAATTTGA
- a CDS encoding DUF4367 domain-containing protein yields MRHNLWTHQNSGSAITVNGLDGVMHDMLQVQQDGETISQPAEIVVFKHGLMISITAMLSSDELIKVAETL; encoded by the coding sequence TTGAGACATAATCTTTGGACCCACCAAAATTCAGGAAGCGCGATAACTGTCAATGGACTTGATGGTGTAATGCACGATATGCTACAGGTACAGCAAGATGGTGAAACAATATCTCAGCCCGCAGAGATAGTAGTATTCAAACACGGCCTGATGATATCGATAACTGCCATGTTGTCTTCTGACGAACTCATAAAAGTAGCAGAGACTTTATGA
- a CDS encoding DNA topoisomerase I, with protein sequence MKWKTLQHNGIAFLPPYESKGIAIKIKGEKISLNIDAEEMAYQWAKKKDTPYVKDQVFQKNFLSYFVKTLPTNFKNISLADIDFSEAFRIVDMEKDSKLTMTKEEKKKIAATRKEIKEKMKAMYGKAIIDGKEVDVANWMAEPPGLFIGRGDHPLRGKWKPRITEKDVTLNLGKDAKIPPGKWGKIIHEQDFMWLASWVDVLTDKRKYVWLSDTSDLKQERDKMKYDKATKLAAEIDKVLGAVIKKMSDKDEKVRRVATVCYLIYKTAMRVGDEKDPDEADTVGATTLRVEHINLKPGVIEFDFLGKDSVRWQKPLPVTEQDKIFYENLKKLTEKKKKDDLIFDGITSRHVNEFLSGIVKGLTAKVFRTYLATQVVTNYLKKVDSLKSKSENIKIYHAKLANLEAAITCNHKRTIPKNFDETLQKKRESIKKLKEVKPKTEKQIEKLKQREEKLKLALELTEKTRDYNLGTSLRNYIDPRVVKAWSDSVGLEWEKLYTSALQKKFQWVSKVDINWKEIAQV encoded by the coding sequence ATGAAATGGAAAACCCTTCAACACAATGGCATTGCGTTTCTTCCGCCCTATGAATCAAAAGGCATAGCAATCAAGATCAAAGGAGAAAAAATTTCATTAAACATAGATGCAGAAGAGATGGCCTACCAGTGGGCAAAAAAGAAAGATACCCCTTATGTCAAGGACCAAGTCTTTCAAAAGAATTTTCTTTCCTATTTTGTAAAAACACTTCCTACAAATTTCAAAAACATTTCACTTGCGGATATTGACTTTTCTGAGGCATTCAGGATTGTGGACATGGAAAAAGATTCCAAGTTGACCATGACCAAGGAAGAGAAGAAAAAAATTGCAGCTACAAGAAAAGAGATTAAAGAAAAAATGAAGGCAATGTACGGCAAGGCAATAATTGATGGAAAAGAAGTTGATGTGGCCAACTGGATGGCAGAACCACCGGGCCTTTTCATTGGAAGAGGTGACCACCCATTGAGAGGCAAGTGGAAACCACGAATTACAGAAAAAGACGTTACACTAAATCTTGGAAAAGATGCCAAAATTCCCCCAGGCAAATGGGGCAAGATAATCCACGAGCAGGACTTTATGTGGCTCGCAAGCTGGGTGGACGTACTCACTGACAAGAGAAAATACGTATGGCTTTCCGATACATCAGATCTCAAGCAAGAGCGTGACAAGATGAAATATGACAAGGCAACAAAACTGGCTGCAGAAATAGACAAAGTGTTAGGCGCTGTGATAAAGAAAATGTCAGACAAGGATGAGAAGGTACGAAGAGTTGCAACTGTTTGTTATTTGATTTACAAGACTGCAATGAGAGTAGGGGATGAAAAAGATCCGGATGAGGCAGACACTGTAGGTGCTACCACACTAAGAGTAGAACACATAAACCTAAAACCTGGTGTCATAGAGTTTGATTTCCTTGGAAAAGATAGTGTGAGATGGCAAAAGCCACTTCCAGTGACAGAACAGGACAAGATATTTTATGAAAATCTCAAAAAACTAACAGAAAAAAAGAAAAAGGATGATCTCATATTTGACGGAATTACATCAAGACATGTCAACGAGTTTCTCTCAGGCATAGTAAAGGGACTTACTGCAAAGGTATTCAGAACATATCTTGCAACACAGGTAGTTACAAACTATCTCAAAAAAGTTGACAGTCTAAAATCAAAATCAGAAAACATCAAGATATACCATGCAAAATTAGCTAACTTGGAAGCTGCCATAACATGCAATCACAAGAGAACCATACCAAAGAACTTTGATGAAACATTACAGAAAAAGCGTGAGTCGATCAAGAAATTAAAGGAGGTAAAACCCAAGACTGAGAAGCAAATTGAAAAACTAAAACAACGCGAAGAAAAATTAAAACTTGCGCTAGAATTGACAGAAAAAACGCGAGATTACAATTTGGGAACTTCACTTCGAAATTACATTGATCCAAGAGTAGTCAAAGCGTGGTCAGATTCAGTGGGACTAGAGTGGGAAAAACTTTACACCTCTGCATTACAAAAGAAATTCCAGTGGGTGTCAAAAGTGGATATCAACTGGAAAGAGATTGCGCAAGTTTGA
- a CDS encoding DEAD/DEAH box helicase, translating into MHYCPKCKSKIDVQRTFNQKIHFSCPKCKIEDIIDSKKNLDEVFLEFLIKFDNDEIPTKSQSESTLEKEGILQTEDEINKMIGSAKIADITRSVLFSKKHYVSYFKIIEEPEPEMGSAVSDSGLDQRIIDVVESKGIKKFYKFQEEAIHHIVSGDNIVITAPTASGKTESFVIPIIERIGNSKNPVSAIQAIFVYPTKSLSRDQYPKIKEIADKMGIRCAVFDGDTKQMERGEILVNPPQIIITNFDVLHYHLWHRTRFAALFNTTKFLAVDEAHVYSGIFGSNVHYIIKRLKRIAPKLQMVAASATLENALQFCQILFGVKMIQVSGSGKKGKIEFSMLFPSLMTQRALMIDILKKLTSKQHKTLVFTNSHLNSELLALQARRQKIDIKVHRAGLMANYRRSVENLFKTDKLLAISATPTLELGIDVGNVDGVISSTIPVNRLTQRIGRAARKGQGGYAFLILGNDPISQYYKNHPADYFEDVEQMYIDPKNPFVEEFQVIAMACDKPIAKHELPEHKDVIDRHVGAGSLVLIENRYVPNYDQIQSILEDYSIRGIGRSIDIFLNGKKVGERVLPIALEELHPQAVYFLAGIRYKVKETGYPEKMTAKLEHLPKNYPYYTKALTEEWPTIETIFEKRLVNGIEVAFCKLHIQKRVYGYVNLELGQELGQGQKIILEKPLDYDFVTKGIVFKAPRPLDEINKAENEEYVEASGYHATEHVIIEGSNMITGGVSQDLGGISLGTSGLIFVYDSAIGGNGASKALYDRLEKAFERSLDIVAECPCKSEAGCPRCTFSYRCGNNNEYLHKLSAREILQRIIDGQRTEVTEPIEGDKPLV; encoded by the coding sequence GTGCATTATTGTCCCAAGTGCAAGTCAAAGATAGACGTTCAGCGTACATTTAATCAGAAAATACACTTTAGCTGTCCCAAGTGTAAAATTGAGGACATTATAGATTCCAAGAAGAATTTGGATGAGGTATTCCTAGAGTTTTTGATAAAGTTCGATAATGACGAGATACCAACCAAGAGCCAGTCAGAATCAACTCTAGAAAAAGAAGGCATCCTGCAGACAGAAGATGAAATAAACAAGATGATAGGAAGTGCCAAAATTGCAGATATTACAAGGTCTGTTCTTTTCTCAAAGAAACATTATGTATCATACTTTAAGATAATAGAGGAACCCGAGCCTGAAATGGGCTCGGCTGTATCAGATTCAGGTCTTGATCAGCGCATAATCGATGTCGTGGAATCAAAAGGAATAAAGAAATTTTACAAATTTCAAGAAGAGGCCATACATCATATTGTCTCTGGTGACAACATAGTAATCACCGCACCCACCGCATCTGGAAAAACAGAATCATTTGTGATACCAATCATTGAAAGAATAGGCAATTCAAAAAATCCAGTTTCCGCAATACAGGCAATTTTTGTTTACCCAACCAAGTCTCTTTCCCGCGACCAGTATCCAAAGATAAAAGAAATTGCGGACAAGATGGGCATAAGATGTGCAGTATTTGACGGAGATACAAAACAAATGGAACGTGGAGAAATTCTTGTAAACCCTCCTCAAATCATAATAACTAACTTTGATGTATTACACTATCACTTGTGGCATCGAACTAGGTTTGCCGCCTTGTTTAATACAACCAAATTTCTTGCGGTTGATGAAGCGCATGTATACTCTGGAATATTTGGCTCTAATGTTCACTATATCATAAAAAGATTGAAACGAATTGCACCAAAGCTGCAAATGGTTGCAGCATCTGCAACACTAGAAAACGCATTACAGTTTTGCCAGATTTTATTTGGTGTAAAGATGATCCAAGTTTCAGGCTCTGGTAAGAAAGGCAAGATAGAATTTTCAATGCTCTTTCCATCCCTGATGACCCAGCGTGCACTAATGATTGACATACTAAAGAAATTGACATCAAAACAACACAAAACGTTAGTGTTTACCAACTCACACCTTAATTCTGAACTTTTGGCACTGCAGGCAAGAAGGCAAAAAATAGACATCAAGGTTCATCGTGCAGGCCTAATGGCAAACTATAGAAGGTCGGTTGAAAACTTGTTCAAGACTGACAAGCTGCTTGCAATCTCTGCAACTCCCACACTTGAGCTTGGAATCGACGTAGGCAATGTGGATGGAGTCATATCATCTACAATTCCAGTAAACAGACTCACGCAGAGGATTGGCAGGGCCGCAAGAAAAGGCCAGGGCGGATATGCATTTTTGATACTAGGCAATGATCCGATATCCCAGTATTACAAGAATCACCCGGCAGATTATTTTGAGGATGTTGAGCAGATGTACATTGATCCAAAAAATCCCTTTGTTGAGGAATTCCAGGTTATTGCGATGGCTTGTGACAAGCCGATTGCAAAACATGAACTACCAGAACACAAAGATGTCATTGATAGACATGTTGGTGCAGGCAGTCTTGTCTTGATTGAAAATAGGTATGTCCCAAATTATGATCAAATACAATCAATTTTGGAAGATTATAGCATAAGAGGAATAGGAAGATCAATTGACATTTTCCTAAATGGCAAAAAAGTTGGAGAGCGCGTATTGCCCATTGCATTAGAAGAGCTTCACCCGCAAGCAGTTTACTTTTTGGCAGGAATTAGATACAAAGTCAAAGAGACTGGATATCCAGAGAAGATGACCGCAAAGTTAGAGCATCTTCCAAAGAATTATCCATACTACACCAAGGCACTTACAGAAGAGTGGCCAACAATAGAGACGATTTTTGAGAAAAGACTCGTAAATGGTATCGAGGTTGCATTCTGCAAGCTACACATTCAGAAGCGTGTGTACGGTTATGTCAACTTGGAGTTGGGTCAAGAGTTAGGGCAGGGACAAAAAATAATTTTAGAAAAACCGCTTGATTATGATTTTGTGACAAAGGGAATTGTATTCAAGGCCCCAAGACCATTAGATGAGATCAACAAGGCAGAAAATGAAGAATATGTAGAGGCAAGCGGATACCATGCCACAGAGCATGTTATAATAGAAGGAAGCAACATGATAACAGGCGGCGTCTCACAAGACTTGGGCGGTATATCCCTTGGCACATCTGGCTTGATCTTTGTATACGATTCTGCAATAGGCGGAAATGGTGCAAGCAAGGCACTATATGACAGGCTTGAAAAGGCCTTTGAGCGAAGTCTGGACATAGTAGCAGAATGTCCTTGCAAGAGCGAGGCAGGTTGTCCACGCTGTACTTTTTCATACAGGTGCGGCAACAATAACGAATACCTTCACAAGTTATCAGCAAGAGAGATTCTACAGAGAATAATAGATGGTCAAAGAACGGAGGTGACAGAGCCTATAGAGGGCGACAAGCCTCTGGTATGA
- a CDS encoding MFS transporter, translating into MNKVTLVYVIALIVGFSYGMHNPIVPLFSKDLGASYFDLGVIGFANFIPYMFIPLFVGLLLDRFNKGLLLSLGLVLDSVSICLLSVADSIPQIIIFRTMVGVAHSFFWPPCESIISQSTSPQNRVKAISRFMAFFVAGLMIGPLIGSFLLEHFDVSYRVLFQVAAFVIATSLISSLMLSKDGKTTRNAMMSIASAKHLIKFPTVIVILLFSSVSFGVFLAILPAFMSERSISESNIELLFFVFGISRLVSLLASNFLMKKFLISIMFVIISISAGMLILFYSHSMVEFSIAVLVLGFGFSVYFPLTFEIIIRKTKENAGALIGAYEATFGIGWAFGPLIIGVIANSFGSSVPYLILFVTGLFVLGFVFLKRKQVMLV; encoded by the coding sequence ATGAATAAAGTAACTCTTGTCTATGTCATTGCGCTAATTGTCGGATTTTCATATGGGATGCACAATCCAATCGTTCCGCTATTCTCAAAGGATCTGGGTGCATCATATTTTGACCTTGGAGTAATTGGGTTTGCGAATTTTATTCCTTACATGTTCATCCCGCTTTTTGTTGGGCTACTGCTTGACAGATTCAACAAGGGTCTTCTTCTTTCTCTTGGGCTAGTTCTTGATTCTGTATCAATTTGCTTGTTGTCTGTTGCAGACTCGATCCCACAGATTATAATATTTAGAACTATGGTCGGAGTTGCACATTCGTTTTTCTGGCCTCCGTGCGAATCTATCATATCGCAATCTACCAGTCCTCAGAATCGCGTAAAAGCAATTTCTAGATTTATGGCTTTTTTTGTTGCAGGCCTTATGATTGGACCTCTCATCGGTTCATTTTTGCTTGAACACTTTGATGTATCTTATAGAGTACTCTTCCAAGTTGCCGCATTTGTAATTGCAACCTCATTGATTTCCTCGTTGATGTTGTCAAAAGATGGAAAAACAACTCGCAATGCAATGATGTCCATTGCATCTGCAAAACACTTGATAAAATTTCCAACAGTTATTGTAATTCTTTTGTTTTCTAGTGTAAGCTTTGGGGTATTTTTGGCAATACTTCCAGCATTTATGAGTGAACGATCAATCTCTGAATCAAACATTGAGCTGCTCTTTTTTGTATTTGGAATCTCTCGTCTTGTATCACTGTTAGCATCAAACTTTCTCATGAAGAAATTTCTTATCAGTATCATGTTTGTTATCATATCCATATCTGCTGGAATGTTGATACTGTTCTACTCGCATTCTATGGTGGAATTTAGCATTGCAGTACTGGTGCTTGGGTTTGGGTTTAGTGTGTATTTCCCATTAACATTTGAAATTATCATAAGAAAGACAAAAGAAAATGCGGGGGCGTTGATTGGTGCATATGAGGCAACATTTGGAATTGGCTGGGCATTTGGGCCCTTGATTATTGGAGTAATTGCCAATTCTTTTGGAAGCTCTGTTCCTTATCTTATTTTATTTGTAACGGGGTTGTTTGTATTGGGATTTGTGTTTCTCAAGAGAAAGCAAGTCATGCTGGTCTAA
- a CDS encoding SDR family oxidoreductase, protein MEKVAIVTGSSSGIGFETALALAREGYRTYATMRDVKKGDRILDIAKKENLKINVIELDVNNENTIKKAVECIISEKKRIDVLVNNAGYFLVGCLEDLTISDLKDQFETNFFGVVRTIQAVLPTMRSQKSGTIVNISSVAGRIGFPVTPGYISSKFALEGLSESMRYELFPFGIRTIIIEPGVIKTNLFSTLKKATKAESPYKDMTEKVMKGLLMMSEMGTPPQEVAKTIVKAVSSENPLPRHPVGNDAIMFLEAKKDKTDMEFENYIKKELFS, encoded by the coding sequence ATGGAAAAAGTTGCAATAGTAACTGGCAGTTCAAGCGGAATAGGTTTTGAGACTGCACTTGCATTGGCACGCGAAGGATACCGCACATATGCAACAATGCGGGATGTCAAAAAAGGAGACAGGATTCTAGACATTGCAAAAAAAGAGAATCTTAAGATCAATGTAATAGAACTTGATGTCAATAATGAAAATACTATTAAAAAAGCAGTTGAATGCATAATAAGCGAAAAAAAGAGAATTGATGTTCTAGTAAACAATGCAGGTTATTTTCTGGTGGGATGTCTGGAAGATCTAACTATTTCAGACCTAAAGGATCAGTTTGAAACAAACTTTTTCGGAGTGGTAAGAACAATCCAGGCAGTACTGCCTACAATGCGCAGTCAAAAGTCAGGAACAATAGTAAACATAAGTTCGGTCGCAGGAAGAATAGGCTTTCCAGTTACTCCGGGATACATTAGCTCCAAGTTTGCATTGGAGGGTCTAAGTGAATCAATGCGATATGAACTGTTTCCGTTTGGAATAAGGACAATAATCATAGAACCCGGAGTCATCAAGACAAACCTGTTTTCTACCCTGAAAAAGGCAACAAAAGCAGAGTCTCCATATAAAGACATGACTGAAAAAGTAATGAAGGGATTATTGATGATGTCAGAGATGGGAACCCCTCCACAAGAGGTTGCCAAGACAATTGTCAAAGCAGTTTCATCTGAGAATCCACTGCCACGCCATCCCGTTGGCAATGATGCAATAATGTTTCTAGAGGCAAAAAAAGACAAGACGGACATGGAGTTTGAAAATTACATAAAAAAAGAGCTTTTCAGCTAA
- a CDS encoding nucleotidyltransferase family protein, with amino-acid sequence MRFHNYLEQLLGNRASISILRALFEYKGRIFTVRRLAETANISHTEANQTIGRLEMFGIIKVQPVGKAYQISLNHKNYILNQIVKPIFEAENKTLVTLVLILKKYFDTKKIISAAVFGSIVKGEEREDSDIDLLVISNDPDHVYTIVGKAKTELSEIFHGRISPIVFSKKEFVSKKRGDLVRSILDNHMLIAGLELDKIKWQRR; translated from the coding sequence ATGAGATTTCATAACTATCTAGAACAATTGCTTGGTAACAGGGCATCGATTAGTATTCTTCGCGCTCTTTTTGAATACAAAGGCAGGATTTTCACAGTACGGCGACTTGCAGAAACTGCAAATATTTCTCATACAGAAGCCAATCAAACAATAGGACGACTTGAGATGTTTGGTATCATAAAAGTGCAGCCTGTAGGAAAGGCTTACCAGATATCGCTAAATCATAAAAATTACATACTAAATCAGATTGTGAAGCCTATTTTTGAGGCAGAAAATAAAACTCTAGTAACCCTAGTATTGATTCTAAAAAAATATTTTGACACAAAAAAAATAATCTCGGCAGCCGTCTTTGGAAGTATTGTAAAGGGAGAGGAAAGAGAGGACAGTGACATTGATCTGCTGGTAATATCAAATGATCCAGATCATGTCTATACTATTGTAGGTAAGGCAAAAACAGAACTATCAGAAATATTTCATGGCAGAATTTCTCCAATCGTATTCTCTAAAAAAGAATTTGTTTCTAAAAAAAGAGGCGATCTTGTGCGCTCAATTCTTGACAATCATATGCTTATAGCAGGTTTGGAGCTTGATAAAATAAAATGGCAAAGACGATAG
- a CDS encoding translocase produces MLNFALNIIGNDWIMIALAALVLLLGTKRLPDATKKLARVMAQYDKTKNMVHDEIQKAKGEFNLNISGPVMSERQKLETLAKSLGVNTEGKTDDDLRNLVNSKIGGSAKLDQDTTKQ; encoded by the coding sequence ATGCTCAACTTTGCGCTCAATATCATAGGCAATGACTGGATAATGATTGCTCTGGCAGCTTTGGTATTGCTGCTTGGAACCAAGAGATTACCAGATGCAACAAAAAAACTTGCGCGAGTCATGGCTCAATATGATAAAACAAAAAACATGGTTCACGATGAAATACAGAAAGCCAAAGGCGAGTTTAACCTCAATATCTCAGGACCTGTCATGTCTGAGAGACAAAAACTTGAAACACTTGCCAAGTCATTGGGCGTAAATACTGAAGGCAAGACTGATGATGATCTACGCAATTTGGTCAACTCTAAGATCGGCGGATCTGCAAAACTGGATCAAGATACTACAAAACAATAA